In a genomic window of Acidobacteriota bacterium:
- the leuB gene encoding 3-isopropylmalate dehydrogenase produces the protein MRIVLLPGDGIGPEVVGAAERALAAIAGAFNQQFDFEPHPIGGAALAAGLPPLPAPTLEACLRADAILLGAVGDPRFDREPPPRRPERGLLDLRKALGAYANLRPTRLWPGLESFSPLKPEVVTGTDFVVVRELTGGLYYGEPRGFLADAAVNTMRYSSAEVERIARVAFAEARRRRRHVVSVDKANVLEVSQLWRAVVSHVAEEYPDVRLDHMYVDNCAMQIALKPTQFDVILTENLFGDVLSDEAGAIAGSLGLLPSASLGNGPGLFEPVHGSAPALAGRDVANPIGAIASAAMLLRYGLKLEEEAAALEGACESALAAGARTTDLGGDARCSDVTAAILGAIRPSRSLPGSAADRHRSPAESRCDTPAAGAAPPSARA, from the coding sequence ATGCGGATCGTTCTTCTGCCGGGCGACGGGATCGGCCCGGAGGTGGTCGGCGCCGCCGAGCGGGCGCTCGCCGCGATCGCCGGCGCGTTCAACCAGCAGTTTGATTTCGAGCCGCATCCCATCGGCGGCGCGGCGCTGGCCGCAGGCCTTCCGCCGCTGCCGGCGCCGACACTCGAGGCGTGTCTTCGTGCCGACGCGATCCTGCTCGGAGCCGTTGGGGACCCACGCTTCGACCGCGAGCCGCCCCCGCGCCGGCCGGAGCGCGGCCTGCTGGACCTGCGAAAGGCGCTCGGGGCGTACGCCAACCTGCGGCCGACGCGCCTGTGGCCGGGCCTTGAATCCTTCAGCCCACTGAAACCCGAGGTCGTCACGGGCACGGACTTCGTCGTCGTCAGAGAGCTGACCGGCGGGCTGTATTACGGCGAGCCGCGGGGGTTCCTCGCGGATGCGGCCGTGAACACGATGCGCTACAGCAGCGCCGAGGTCGAGCGCATCGCGCGCGTCGCGTTCGCCGAGGCGCGTCGCCGCCGCCGCCACGTCGTCTCCGTGGACAAGGCGAACGTTCTTGAAGTGTCTCAGCTCTGGCGCGCGGTCGTGTCGCACGTCGCCGAAGAGTACCCGGACGTCCGGCTCGATCACATGTACGTGGATAACTGCGCGATGCAGATCGCGCTGAAGCCGACGCAGTTCGACGTGATCCTGACCGAGAACCTGTTTGGCGACGTGCTGTCGGACGAAGCCGGCGCGATCGCCGGCTCTCTGGGGCTGCTGCCATCGGCGAGCCTTGGCAACGGCCCCGGTCTTTTCGAGCCGGTGCACGGATCGGCGCCCGCGCTCGCCGGGCGCGATGTGGCGAATCCCATCGGCGCGATCGCGTCAGCGGCCATGCTGCTGCGGTACGGGTTGAAGCTGGAGGAGGAAGCGGCGGCACTGGAGGGAGCGTGCGAGTCGGCGCTGGCCGCAGGCGCGAGGACGACGGATCTTGGCGGCGACGCCCGCTGCTCGGACGTGACCGCCGCCATTCTCGGCGCTATTCGACCGTCACGCTCTTTGCCAGGTTCCGCGGCTGATCGACATCGCAGCCCCGCCGAATCGCGATGTGATACGCCAGCAGCTGGAGCGGCACCACCATCAGCACGGGCGTGA
- a CDS encoding 2-isopropylmalate synthase: MKERLLVFDTTLRDGEQAPGFSMRIDEKLSMARQLARLGADIIEAGFSIASDADAEAVRRIAQEVREPRIAALARACAADIDRAGWSLAPARGPRIHTFIATSDLHLERKLRISRDACLEAAVAAVRRARQFTDDVQFSAEDATRSDMEFLCRVIDAVIEAGCTTINLPDTVGYSTPDEIFDFFTAIRTRVPGADSVIFSTHCHDDLGLAAANSLAAVRAGARQVECTINGVGERAGNASLEEVVMATRVRADRHPFSTAINTPELYRTSQLLTDLTGQHVQANKAIVGANAFAHEAGIHQDGILKDRRTYEIMRPEDVGVPAATLVLGKHSGRHAVQRRCEQLGIELSRLELDRVYRGVIALADIQKTVNDDDLVMVLDRVRQEIHASTPAAAATHATEHGYGHGV, encoded by the coding sequence ATGAAAGAACGTCTGCTGGTGTTTGATACCACCCTCCGTGACGGCGAGCAGGCCCCCGGTTTCTCGATGCGCATCGACGAGAAACTGTCGATGGCGCGGCAGCTGGCGCGGCTGGGAGCCGACATCATCGAAGCGGGTTTCTCGATTGCGTCGGACGCCGACGCAGAGGCGGTCCGGCGGATCGCGCAGGAGGTGCGCGAGCCCCGGATCGCCGCTCTGGCGCGGGCGTGCGCCGCGGACATCGACCGCGCCGGCTGGTCGCTCGCGCCGGCCCGCGGCCCGCGGATCCACACCTTCATCGCCACCTCCGACCTGCACCTCGAACGGAAGCTCCGCATCTCGCGCGACGCCTGCCTCGAGGCGGCGGTCGCCGCGGTGCGTCGCGCCCGCCAGTTCACCGACGACGTGCAGTTCTCGGCCGAGGATGCCACGCGCAGCGACATGGAGTTCCTCTGCCGCGTGATCGACGCGGTGATCGAGGCGGGCTGCACGACCATCAACCTCCCGGATACCGTCGGCTACTCGACCCCCGACGAGATCTTCGACTTCTTCACCGCCATCCGCACGCGCGTGCCGGGCGCCGACTCGGTGATCTTCAGCACGCATTGCCACGACGACCTCGGCCTGGCGGCGGCCAACAGCCTGGCGGCGGTGCGGGCGGGTGCGCGGCAGGTGGAGTGCACGATCAATGGCGTCGGCGAGCGCGCGGGCAACGCGTCGCTCGAGGAAGTCGTGATGGCGACGCGCGTCAGGGCCGACCGCCATCCCTTCTCGACGGCGATCAACACGCCGGAGCTGTATCGGACCAGCCAGTTGCTGACGGATCTCACCGGCCAGCACGTGCAGGCGAACAAGGCCATCGTCGGCGCGAACGCGTTTGCGCACGAGGCGGGGATCCACCAGGACGGCATCCTGAAGGACCGCCGGACGTATGAAATCATGCGTCCGGAGGACGTCGGAGTTCCGGCCGCGACGCTGGTGCTCGGCAAGCACTCCGGCCGTCACGCGGTCCAGCGCCGGTGCGAGCAGCTCGGGATAGAGCTGTCGCGCCTCGAGCTGGATCGGGTCTACCGGGGCGTGATCGCGCTTGCCGACATCCAGAAGACCGTCAACGATGACGACCTCGTGATGGTCCTCGACCGCGTGCGGCAGGAAATTCACGCGTCAACGCCGGCCGCCGCGGCGACGCATGCCACGGAACACGGCTACGGGCACGGCGTGTAG
- a CDS encoding LysR family transcriptional regulator has protein sequence MEIQELRVFVTVAAERSFSRAARKLGRTQPAISQAIRRLEDELGEPLVDRSARDGTLTEAGVTFREYAQRVLDLAAEAERAILELRDVQRGRVLIGSNEAAVHTLLPLVAVFQGAYPGVQVDVRRVPARQMAHEVLSRALDFGVLTFHPGERGLQSLVIGSDELVLLTSPSHPFARRRTVKLEEVGRDSVIAHNDPSPARDRVLRAYEERHAPVNITMALPSLDAIKRAVEMKMGVALLPRRCALSELALGQLSAVRVPELRIARHVRLIYRQAGERSHAAAAFLETAQTAAKSLK, from the coding sequence ATGGAAATCCAGGAACTTCGGGTGTTCGTCACCGTGGCCGCCGAGCGCAGCTTCTCGCGGGCGGCGCGCAAGCTCGGTCGCACCCAGCCGGCGATCAGCCAGGCGATCCGCCGCCTGGAGGACGAACTGGGGGAGCCGCTCGTGGACCGCTCCGCCCGCGACGGGACGCTGACCGAGGCGGGCGTCACGTTCCGGGAGTACGCGCAGCGCGTGCTCGATCTGGCCGCCGAGGCGGAGCGCGCCATCTTGGAGCTGCGGGACGTCCAGCGAGGGCGCGTGCTGATCGGCTCCAACGAGGCGGCGGTGCACACGTTGCTGCCGCTCGTCGCGGTGTTTCAGGGAGCGTATCCCGGCGTGCAGGTGGACGTGCGGCGCGTGCCCGCGCGGCAGATGGCGCACGAGGTGCTGTCGCGCGCGCTCGACTTCGGCGTGCTCACGTTTCATCCCGGGGAGCGGGGCCTGCAGTCGCTCGTCATCGGGTCCGACGAGCTCGTGCTCCTGACGTCTCCCTCGCACCCGTTCGCCAGGCGGCGGACGGTGAAGCTGGAGGAGGTCGGCCGCGATTCGGTCATCGCCCACAACGACCCCTCTCCCGCGCGCGATCGCGTCCTGCGCGCGTACGAGGAGCGGCACGCGCCGGTCAACATCACGATGGCGCTGCCGAGCCTCGATGCGATCAAGCGTGCCGTGGAAATGAAGATGGGCGTGGCGCTGCTGCCCCGGCGCTGTGCGCTGTCGGAGCTGGCGCTGGGCCAGCTGTCGGCGGTACGGGTGCCGGAACTCCGGATTGCCCGTCACGTGCGGCTCATCTACCGGCAGGCGGGCGAGCGCTCGCACGCCGCGGCCGCGTTTCTCGAGACGGCTCAGACGGCCGCGAAGTCTCTCAAGTAA
- a CDS encoding 3-isopropylmalate dehydratase small subunit translates to MSAVARVTGRALPVRGDEVDTDRIIPARFLKAITFEGLERHLFEDDRAARPGHPLDDPRFAGATVMIVNRNFGCGSSREHAPQAIYRNGIRAIVGESFSEIFFGNAVALGLPCLTVRRTDAAALMDAIEADPSLVVTVDLEQGAVAAGTLRVGAALPDAARDAFLTGAWDATGLLRERPEDVQALAARLPYLRDFAAV, encoded by the coding sequence ATGAGTGCCGTCGCGCGAGTGACCGGCCGCGCGCTGCCCGTGCGCGGCGACGAGGTCGACACGGATCGCATCATCCCGGCGCGCTTCCTGAAGGCGATCACCTTCGAAGGGCTCGAGCGACATCTGTTCGAAGACGACCGCGCGGCGCGCCCCGGTCATCCGCTGGATGACCCGCGGTTCGCCGGCGCGACGGTGATGATCGTGAACCGCAACTTCGGGTGCGGATCGTCACGCGAGCACGCGCCGCAGGCCATCTACCGCAACGGGATTCGGGCGATTGTGGGCGAGTCATTCTCCGAGATCTTCTTTGGCAATGCCGTCGCGCTGGGGCTCCCCTGCCTCACCGTCCGCAGGACGGATGCTGCGGCGCTCATGGACGCCATCGAAGCGGATCCGAGCCTCGTGGTGACCGTGGACCTCGAACAGGGTGCGGTCGCGGCCGGCACGCTGCGCGTCGGCGCAGCGCTCCCCGATGCGGCGCGCGACGCCTTCCTCACGGGCGCCTGGGACGCGACCGGACTGCTGCGGGAGCGCCCTGAGGACGTGCAGGCCCTGGCCGCCAGGCTCCCTTACTTGAGAGACTTCGCGGCCGTCTGA
- the leuC gene encoding 3-isopropylmalate dehydratase large subunit yields the protein MSSTLLQKVWQQHRVRVLPNGHDQLFVGLHLVHEVTSPQAFDMLRARGWNVRFPERTFATIDHIVPTEDQRRPFADLMAEQMMASLERNCREHGIPLFDMGTGRQGIVHVIGPELGLTQPGMTIACGDSHTSTHGAFGAIAFGIGTSQVRDVLASQCLAMEPLKVRRISVTGRLAEGVYAKDVILSIIRELGVNGGVGYAYEYGGDAIERMSMDERMTICNMSIEGGARAGYVNPDETTFAYLEGRPFAPQGDAFERAKRWWRSIASDRDAAYDDLVHLRAEHIEPTVTWGINPGQSVGVSQKIPAERDVPPEQRGSTAEALAFMGLPAGARIAGTPIDVAFIGSCTNARLSDLQEAARVLRGRRVASRVRAIVVPGSQAVRAAAEREGLDRVFRDAGFDWRAAGCSMCLAMNSDRLNGREICASSSNRNFKGRQGSPTGRTLLMSPAMVAAAAVAGEVVDVRTLLLPAAEVTA from the coding sequence ATGTCATCGACTCTCCTCCAGAAGGTCTGGCAGCAGCATCGCGTGCGCGTGCTGCCGAACGGGCACGACCAGCTGTTCGTCGGCCTCCACCTCGTGCATGAGGTGACGAGCCCGCAGGCGTTCGACATGCTGCGCGCGCGCGGGTGGAACGTGCGGTTCCCGGAACGGACCTTCGCCACGATCGATCACATCGTCCCGACCGAGGACCAGCGACGGCCGTTCGCGGATCTGATGGCCGAGCAGATGATGGCGTCGCTCGAACGAAACTGCCGCGAGCACGGCATCCCGCTGTTCGACATGGGCACCGGCCGGCAGGGAATCGTGCACGTGATCGGGCCGGAGCTGGGGCTGACGCAGCCGGGGATGACGATTGCGTGCGGCGACAGCCATACGTCCACGCACGGTGCGTTCGGGGCGATCGCCTTCGGGATCGGCACCTCGCAGGTGCGCGACGTGCTGGCATCGCAGTGCCTCGCGATGGAGCCGCTGAAGGTGCGGCGGATCAGCGTCACGGGCCGCCTGGCAGAGGGCGTGTACGCGAAGGACGTCATCCTGTCGATCATCCGCGAGCTGGGCGTGAACGGCGGCGTCGGCTACGCCTACGAGTACGGCGGCGACGCGATCGAGCGGATGTCGATGGACGAGCGCATGACGATCTGCAACATGTCCATCGAAGGGGGCGCGCGGGCGGGATACGTGAACCCGGACGAGACCACCTTCGCGTACCTGGAAGGACGGCCGTTCGCGCCGCAGGGAGACGCCTTCGAGCGCGCGAAACGGTGGTGGCGCTCGATCGCGTCGGATCGCGACGCGGCCTACGACGACCTGGTGCACCTGCGTGCAGAGCACATCGAGCCGACGGTCACCTGGGGCATCAACCCCGGACAGTCGGTCGGCGTGAGCCAGAAGATTCCCGCCGAGCGCGACGTGCCCCCCGAGCAGAGGGGCTCCACGGCGGAAGCGCTGGCCTTCATGGGACTGCCGGCCGGCGCGCGCATTGCGGGCACCCCGATCGACGTGGCGTTCATCGGGTCGTGCACCAACGCGCGGCTGTCCGATCTGCAGGAGGCCGCGCGCGTCCTGCGCGGCCGGCGCGTGGCGTCCCGCGTCCGCGCGATCGTCGTGCCGGGATCGCAGGCCGTGAGGGCGGCCGCCGAGCGAGAGGGGCTCGACCGCGTCTTCCGGGACGCGGGCTTCGACTGGCGCGCGGCCGGCTGCTCGATGTGCCTCGCGATGAATTCGGATCGATTGAACGGCCGGGAGATCTGCGCCTCCTCGTCCAATCGCAATTTCAAGGGGCGGCAGGGGAGCCCGACAGGACGGACGCTCCTCATGAGCCCGGCCATGGTGGCGGCCGCCGCGGTGGCTGGAGAGGTCGTCGACGTGAGAACGCTCCTGCTCCCGGCAGCGGAGGTGACCGCATGA
- a CDS encoding UvrD-helicase domain-containing protein translates to MDFLSSLNGAQQEAVLHTDGALLILAGAGSGKTRVITYRIAYLIGNGFAEPGEVLAVTFTNKAADEMRERVQALIGDDSRTVWLSTFHALCARLLRREAPAIGLTRDFVIYDSSDQVAVVKQAMRQLGMDDKSLQPRQALGRISSAKNQMQSPGQLRGGGWSLRDEQIAKIYDFYVRALADANALDFDDLLLRTVDLFEASEAVRTRYARKFKFVMVDEYQDTNRPQYLLIKRLAAIHRNLCVVGDPDQSIYKWRGADLRNILDFEQDFPEAKVVRLEQNYRSSQVILDAASAVIGRNRNRKDKRLWTDRSGGEPIAYFRGGDEIEEADFIMRTIRQARAEDVESTIAVLYRTNAQSRVIEDALMREGIAYKIIGGVRFYERKEIKDALAYLKLIINPHDDVSLRRVINVPARGIGKSVLDGLQAVEPSDIERDTPPLLVAGLQESSSSRSLWAKLVYAIEQKSLPPRAVASLRAFRDLIAGLAEVARREAVSIAIGKMLDQTGYLRELREEQSEEAEGRIENLMELVSAAREYESRDQEASLGGFVDRLSLLSEADEEAGNRDARVWMMTMHAAKGLEFPVVVLAGLEEGLFPHSRSSDDLEELEEERRLCYVGMTRAQARLVLTGAARRRVFGEYQGTQPSRFIAEMPPDLLKVMTPAWAAPTQESFAHSHYEFRTNPYGRRGRRPDRWHEEPAAKGTYVYEDEDQSSLSGVKAGMRVRHPQFGVGTVVSVEAHNDDEKITVRFLTVGQKKLLARYARLERA, encoded by the coding sequence ATGGATTTCCTGTCCTCCCTTAACGGCGCGCAGCAGGAAGCGGTGCTGCACACCGACGGCGCGCTGCTGATCCTGGCGGGCGCCGGATCGGGCAAGACGCGCGTGATTACGTACCGCATCGCGTACCTGATCGGCAACGGCTTCGCCGAACCCGGGGAGGTCCTCGCCGTCACCTTCACGAACAAGGCGGCCGACGAGATGCGCGAGCGCGTGCAGGCGCTCATCGGCGACGACAGCCGCACGGTCTGGCTCTCCACCTTCCACGCGCTCTGCGCGCGGCTCCTGCGGCGCGAGGCGCCCGCGATCGGCCTCACGCGCGACTTCGTCATCTACGACTCCTCGGACCAGGTCGCCGTCGTCAAGCAGGCGATGCGGCAGCTCGGGATGGACGACAAGAGCCTGCAGCCGCGCCAGGCGCTCGGCCGGATCAGCAGCGCCAAGAACCAGATGCAGAGCCCCGGGCAGCTGCGCGGCGGCGGCTGGAGCCTGCGCGACGAGCAGATCGCGAAGATCTACGACTTCTACGTGCGCGCGCTCGCCGATGCGAACGCGCTCGACTTCGACGACCTGCTGCTCAGGACGGTGGATCTGTTCGAGGCGTCCGAGGCGGTGCGGACCAGGTACGCGCGGAAATTCAAGTTCGTGATGGTCGACGAGTACCAGGACACGAACCGCCCGCAGTACCTGCTGATCAAGCGGCTCGCCGCAATCCATCGCAACCTGTGCGTCGTGGGAGACCCGGATCAGTCGATCTACAAGTGGCGCGGCGCCGACCTGCGCAACATCCTCGATTTCGAGCAGGACTTCCCCGAGGCGAAGGTCGTGCGCCTCGAGCAGAACTACCGCTCCTCGCAGGTGATCCTCGACGCCGCGTCGGCCGTGATCGGCAGGAACCGCAACCGCAAGGACAAGCGGCTGTGGACGGACCGCTCGGGCGGCGAGCCGATCGCGTACTTCCGCGGCGGCGACGAAATCGAGGAAGCCGACTTCATCATGCGCACCATCCGGCAGGCGCGCGCCGAGGATGTCGAGTCCACGATTGCCGTCCTGTACCGGACCAACGCACAGTCGCGCGTGATCGAGGACGCGCTCATGCGCGAGGGGATCGCGTACAAGATCATCGGCGGCGTCCGCTTCTACGAGCGCAAGGAAATCAAGGACGCCCTCGCGTACCTCAAGCTGATCATCAACCCTCACGATGACGTGAGCCTGCGCCGGGTGATCAACGTGCCGGCGCGAGGGATCGGCAAGAGCGTGCTCGACGGCCTGCAGGCCGTCGAGCCGTCCGACATCGAGCGCGATACGCCGCCGCTCCTGGTGGCGGGCCTCCAGGAGTCCTCCTCGTCGCGCTCGCTCTGGGCGAAGCTGGTGTACGCGATCGAGCAGAAGTCGCTTCCGCCCCGCGCGGTCGCGTCCCTGCGCGCGTTCCGCGATCTGATCGCGGGCCTTGCCGAGGTCGCGCGACGCGAGGCCGTTTCGATCGCCATCGGAAAGATGCTCGACCAGACGGGCTACCTTCGGGAGCTGCGCGAAGAGCAGTCCGAGGAGGCCGAGGGTCGAATCGAGAACCTGATGGAGCTGGTCTCCGCCGCGCGCGAGTACGAGTCGCGGGACCAGGAGGCTTCGCTCGGCGGCTTCGTGGACCGGCTGTCGCTCCTCTCGGAAGCGGACGAGGAGGCGGGCAACCGCGACGCCCGCGTCTGGATGATGACGATGCACGCGGCCAAGGGGCTCGAGTTTCCGGTGGTCGTGCTCGCCGGCCTCGAAGAGGGACTCTTCCCGCACTCGCGATCGAGCGACGACCTCGAGGAGCTCGAAGAGGAGAGGCGCCTCTGCTACGTCGGCATGACGCGGGCGCAGGCCCGGCTCGTGCTGACGGGCGCGGCGCGCCGACGGGTGTTCGGCGAGTACCAGGGCACGCAGCCGTCCCGCTTCATCGCGGAAATGCCCCCGGACCTGCTGAAGGTCATGACGCCGGCGTGGGCCGCCCCCACACAGGAATCGTTCGCGCACTCACATTACGAGTTCCGCACCAACCCCTACGGGCGCCGCGGCCGCCGGCCGGACCGCTGGCACGAGGAACCCGCCGCCAAGGGGACCTACGTGTACGAGGACGAGGACCAGTCGTCGCTGTCCGGCGTGAAAGCCGGCATGCGGGTGCGGCATCCGCAGTTCGGCGTGGGCACCGTGGTGTCCGTCGAAGCCCATAACGACGACGAGAAGATCACGGTGCGGTTCCTGACTGTCGGCCAGAAGAAGCTGCTGGCACGATACGCCCGTCTAGAACGAGCCTGA
- the gyrA gene encoding DNA gyrase subunit A — protein sequence MSDFAASKIPVAIEDEMKRSYMDYAMSVIIGRALPDVRDGLKPAHRRVLYAMRQMGLASNRAYRKCAKIVGEVIGNYHPHGDTSAYDTLVRLAQDFNMRYPLVDGQGNFGSVDGDPPAAYRYTEARLQKLAEEMMADLDKETVDFVPNFDETTEEPTVLPTPFPNLLVNGSAGIAVGMATNIPPHNLRDVVEAAIALVEHRKESREAKFRHVIRAVPGPDFPTGGIVVGRQGIFQAYQTGRGAITIRARATVESNARGDKQSIVITEIPYQVNKARLIEKIAELAREKVIEGISDLRDESDREGMRIVVELKRGEVPDVVLNNLYKHTPLQSTFGIIMLAIVGGRPRVLSLLDILERFVEFRREVVRRRTEFELRKAEARAHILEGLKIALDRLDEVIRLIRGSRTPAEARDGLMTQFGLSQLQSQAILDMQLQRLTGLERQKIVDELLELLKTIERLRAVLSSEELLLGIVVQELKGIQENYGDERRTEIIEESGEFRIEDLIAEEDMAITVTNTGYIKRTAISSYRKQGRGGKGRIGMRTREEDFVTHLFVASTHAYIMIFSDRGRAYWLRVHEIPDVGPDGRGKAIANLVSMEEGERIAALLAVREFPADEGQGFIVMGTRHGVIKKTGLSLFRNPRSGGIIAMGIEEGDSVMAVAQTSGADEIFIGTRDGMAIRFPESDVRSMGRTAFGVRGISLRDGDEVVAMEVVRQGGTLLTVTEHGYGKRTEIDEYRLQSRGGLGIINIQTTDRNGRVVGVAYVVSGDELMLISQQGKVIRMSTDDIRIIGRATQGVRLIETEENDKVVSIARLEEEAEREADEGTQPPPENGGA from the coding sequence ATGTCTGACTTCGCTGCCTCGAAGATCCCCGTCGCGATCGAAGACGAGATGAAACGCTCGTACATGGATTACGCCATGAGCGTCATCATCGGGCGAGCGCTGCCCGACGTCCGCGACGGCCTCAAGCCGGCGCACCGCCGCGTGCTGTACGCGATGCGGCAGATGGGTCTCGCGTCCAACCGCGCGTACCGCAAGTGCGCGAAGATCGTCGGCGAGGTCATCGGCAACTACCATCCGCACGGCGACACCTCCGCCTACGACACCCTCGTCCGCCTGGCGCAGGACTTCAACATGCGCTACCCGCTGGTGGACGGGCAGGGAAACTTCGGATCGGTGGACGGGGATCCTCCCGCCGCGTACCGCTACACCGAGGCGCGCCTGCAGAAGCTCGCCGAAGAGATGATGGCGGATCTCGACAAGGAGACCGTCGACTTCGTCCCGAACTTCGACGAGACTACCGAAGAGCCCACGGTGCTGCCGACGCCGTTCCCCAACCTGCTGGTGAACGGATCGGCCGGAATCGCGGTGGGCATGGCCACCAACATCCCGCCGCACAACCTCCGCGACGTGGTCGAAGCCGCCATCGCGCTCGTCGAGCACCGCAAGGAATCACGCGAGGCGAAATTCCGCCACGTCATCCGCGCGGTTCCAGGCCCCGACTTTCCGACCGGCGGCATCGTCGTCGGCCGCCAGGGCATCTTCCAGGCGTACCAGACCGGGCGAGGCGCCATTACCATTCGCGCGCGGGCGACCGTGGAGAGCAACGCCCGGGGTGACAAGCAGTCGATCGTCATCACCGAGATTCCCTACCAGGTGAACAAGGCGCGGCTGATCGAGAAGATCGCGGAGCTGGCCCGCGAGAAGGTGATCGAGGGAATCTCCGATCTGCGGGACGAGTCGGACCGCGAGGGGATGCGGATCGTCGTCGAGCTGAAGCGCGGCGAGGTGCCGGACGTCGTCCTCAACAATCTGTACAAGCACACGCCGCTGCAGAGCACGTTCGGCATCATCATGCTGGCGATCGTCGGCGGCCGCCCGCGCGTCCTGAGCCTGCTCGACATCCTCGAGCGGTTCGTGGAGTTCCGGCGCGAAGTGGTCCGGCGCCGCACCGAGTTCGAGCTGCGGAAGGCGGAGGCGCGCGCCCACATCCTCGAGGGATTGAAGATCGCGCTCGACCGCCTGGACGAGGTGATCAGGCTGATTCGGGGCTCGAGAACGCCCGCCGAGGCCCGCGACGGCCTCATGACGCAGTTCGGGCTCTCACAACTGCAATCGCAGGCGATCCTCGACATGCAGCTCCAGCGCCTCACGGGCCTGGAGCGGCAGAAGATCGTGGACGAGCTGCTGGAGCTGCTGAAGACGATCGAGCGGCTGCGCGCCGTTCTGTCGAGCGAGGAGCTGCTGCTCGGGATCGTGGTGCAGGAGCTGAAGGGGATCCAGGAGAATTACGGCGACGAGCGGCGCACGGAGATCATCGAGGAGTCCGGCGAGTTCCGGATCGAGGACCTGATTGCCGAGGAGGACATGGCGATCACGGTCACGAACACCGGCTACATCAAGAGGACGGCGATCTCGTCGTACCGCAAGCAGGGGCGTGGCGGCAAGGGGCGCATCGGCATGCGGACGCGTGAAGAGGACTTCGTCACCCACCTCTTCGTCGCCTCCACGCACGCCTACATCATGATTTTCTCGGACCGCGGTCGCGCCTACTGGCTGCGGGTCCACGAGATCCCGGACGTCGGCCCGGACGGGCGGGGGAAGGCGATCGCGAACCTGGTCTCCATGGAGGAGGGTGAGCGAATCGCGGCCCTCCTGGCCGTTCGCGAGTTCCCGGCCGACGAGGGCCAGGGCTTTATCGTGATGGGCACCCGGCACGGCGTCATCAAGAAGACCGGCCTGTCGCTGTTCCGGAATCCCAGGAGCGGTGGCATTATCGCCATGGGCATCGAGGAAGGGGACTCGGTGATGGCGGTCGCGCAGACCTCCGGCGCCGATGAAATTTTCATCGGCACGCGGGACGGAATGGCGATACGCTTTCCGGAGTCAGACGTTCGTTCGATGGGCCGGACCGCGTTCGGCGTCCGCGGCATCTCGCTGCGCGACGGCGACGAAGTGGTCGCGATGGAGGTGGTGCGCCAGGGGGGCACGCTGCTGACCGTGACCGAGCATGGCTACGGCAAGCGGACGGAAATCGACGAATACCGGCTGCAATCGCGCGGCGGGCTGGGCATCATCAACATCCAGACCACCGATCGGAACGGGCGGGTCGTCGGTGTGGCGTACGTCGTGAGCGGCGACGAGCTCATGCTGATCAGCCAGCAGGGCAAGGTGATCCGGATGTCGACCGACGACATTCGCATCATCGGTCGCGCCACGCAGGGCGTGCGCCTGATTGAGACGGAGGAGAACGACAAGGTCGTGTCCATCGCCCGCCTCGAGGAAGAAGCGGAACGCGAGGCGGACGAGGGCACGCAACCGCCGCCGGAGAACGGCGGCGCCTAA